Proteins co-encoded in one Nitrospiria bacterium genomic window:
- a CDS encoding peptidylprolyl isomerase, whose product MKPICAFHWSGLFMVFCLITAWTIPAFGEATEREKEMSVSKGKMVSIEYTLRLIDQTAVDTNVENDPLTYLHGSDQIIPGLQKALEGMKAGQKANITVKPEEAYGLLDKKAFQEVPKEQIPEDALQVDAILQGKDDDGKQFRVRVSEIRENSVLLDFNHPLAGKTLFFDITVLNVQEYKHP is encoded by the coding sequence ATGAAACCCATATGCGCTTTTCATTGGTCCGGTCTTTTTATGGTTTTTTGTTTAATTACGGCCTGGACCATCCCTGCCTTTGGGGAAGCCACAGAAAGGGAAAAAGAAATGAGTGTAAGCAAAGGGAAAATGGTATCCATTGAATACACCCTTCGGTTAATTGACCAAACCGCCGTTGACACGAATGTGGAAAATGATCCCTTGACCTATCTCCATGGGTCAGACCAGATTATTCCGGGACTTCAAAAAGCCCTTGAAGGAATGAAGGCGGGTCAAAAGGCAAATATCACCGTAAAACCGGAAGAGGCCTATGGTTTGCTAGATAAAAAGGCCTTTCAGGAGGTTCCCAAAGAACAAATTCCAGAAGATGCCCTCCAAGTGGACGCTATTTTACAGGGAAAAGATGATGATGGAAAGCAGTTTAGAGTCCGGGTAAGTGAAATAAGGGAGAACTCGGTGCTTTTAGATTTCAACCACCCCCTGGCTGGAAAAACCCTCTTTTTTGATATCACGGTCTTGAACGTTCAGGAATATAAACATCCATAA
- a CDS encoding glycosyltransferase yields the protein MFKAVCFFFFILQFNPAIAQQPPSSPRENANALIKENRLDPAKKILNEILINDPQNLSPRLELARLHSKMEKWDPAISEYEKVLASDPENLEIQEEYAWTLLQGSRFEKAIKVYDRLLKENPAAIDLHLRKALALYGAARIPEAISEYKKVLKLDPFNIEAEIAILQLKDTVPQPFQLKAGMVLSFILMLVLTSLLVMGILRSRASRKPSKKESQSLREERYIRAIAIIGLMVATYYIFWRITYTMNWDAWWFSIPVLGAEVYGLAVAYLFFFMVWKPTQRKAPPPPPNRTVDVFVATYDEDPNILRKTIVGCLEMTYPHKTYILDDGNRTEVARLAQDLGCVYITREKNINAKAGNLNNALRQTSGEFIVTFDADHVPLPNFLEKLLGYFEDPKVSFVQTPQDFYNVDSFQHRLNPKRRRMWTEQSLFFSVIQPGKDHWNSAFYCGSCAILRRSALEEIGGFAEATVTEDIHTSILLHGKGFKSIYHTESLAYGLAPETALPFQIQRLRWGQGAMQVMVRDNPIWKKGLTLSQRFSYFASMTTYFDGFQKLIFYLAPIVYFLTGILPINAFDIVFLLHFIPYFIIFLLSFELMSRGRGSVLVTEQYNMAKFATFMKSSLGLFRKKPLKFHITPKSGTKEEGLGLFYPQILVLTLSFIGVVLGMIRYNLKGDLEPLAFYGNLLWAFLNAGLALAIIRFSRKKHQHRSAFRFLFLLPCVYHPINKTLYSPQIGLVRDCHEDGASLFTSHPLEQGIPIHVTMSVGNRSLDLDGVVITADKETQEGPSVFRNGIRFTHINPEDQSLLIKYSFEYSIPKFMETYAQPNTLFNQLEDFLRQDQRRKRRWTFSLPTKLRFNQQIGEKEILAVTEDISEGGLSIVSSEELPLGILLNFSIELSDQQIQGKGRTSRGESHPFGHFQIYRYVIQFHQLENRDLAQIRQIKTLVSMAQGN from the coding sequence ATGTTTAAAGCAGTTTGTTTTTTTTTCTTTATCCTCCAATTTAACCCTGCCATAGCACAACAACCCCCTTCATCTCCTCGTGAAAATGCAAATGCACTGATTAAAGAGAATCGACTCGACCCCGCCAAAAAAATCCTAAATGAAATTCTAATCAATGACCCCCAGAATCTGAGTCCCAGGCTGGAATTGGCCCGCCTACATTCAAAAATGGAAAAATGGGACCCCGCCATTTCCGAATATGAAAAGGTTTTGGCCTCGGATCCTGAAAATCTTGAAATTCAAGAGGAATATGCTTGGACCCTGCTCCAAGGATCTCGTTTCGAAAAAGCCATAAAAGTTTATGATCGGCTTTTGAAGGAGAATCCTGCCGCCATTGATCTCCACCTTCGCAAGGCTTTGGCCCTTTATGGGGCAGCAAGAATCCCCGAAGCCATCAGTGAATATAAAAAGGTTTTAAAACTAGACCCCTTCAATATAGAAGCTGAAATTGCCATATTACAACTTAAAGACACCGTTCCTCAACCATTTCAGTTAAAAGCAGGCATGGTCCTTTCTTTTATTCTCATGTTGGTCCTGACCAGCTTATTGGTAATGGGAATTCTCCGAAGCCGAGCCTCCCGGAAACCATCAAAAAAAGAATCCCAATCTCTTAGGGAGGAACGGTATATTCGCGCTATTGCAATTATCGGACTTATGGTTGCCACCTATTATATTTTTTGGCGTATAACCTATACCATGAATTGGGATGCCTGGTGGTTTTCCATTCCAGTTCTGGGCGCGGAGGTTTACGGCCTTGCAGTTGCTTATCTCTTTTTCTTTATGGTCTGGAAACCAACTCAGCGAAAAGCACCCCCTCCCCCACCAAACCGTACGGTTGATGTTTTTGTGGCCACCTACGATGAGGATCCAAACATTCTTCGAAAAACCATCGTGGGTTGCCTAGAAATGACCTATCCTCATAAAACGTACATTCTCGATGATGGAAACCGAACGGAGGTTGCCCGTCTGGCTCAAGATTTAGGGTGTGTGTACATCACCCGAGAAAAAAATATAAATGCAAAGGCAGGAAACTTAAACAATGCCCTCCGCCAAACCTCCGGTGAATTTATTGTAACATTTGATGCTGACCATGTTCCCTTACCCAATTTTTTAGAAAAACTCTTGGGATACTTTGAGGACCCCAAGGTGAGCTTTGTTCAAACCCCTCAGGATTTTTACAATGTGGATTCCTTCCAACACCGTCTCAATCCAAAACGCCGCCGGATGTGGACGGAACAATCCCTTTTCTTTTCTGTGATTCAACCGGGAAAGGACCATTGGAATTCCGCGTTCTACTGTGGAAGCTGCGCGATCCTTCGCAGAAGCGCTTTGGAAGAAATCGGGGGCTTTGCAGAAGCCACGGTAACCGAGGATATCCATACCTCCATTCTACTCCACGGTAAAGGCTTCAAATCAATTTACCACACCGAAAGTTTGGCCTACGGCCTTGCCCCTGAAACAGCCCTTCCGTTTCAAATACAGCGTCTTCGTTGGGGTCAAGGGGCCATGCAGGTTATGGTTCGAGATAATCCCATTTGGAAAAAAGGTCTCACCCTTTCCCAAAGGTTCTCCTATTTTGCTTCCATGACAACTTATTTTGACGGATTCCAAAAACTCATTTTCTACCTGGCCCCTATTGTTTATTTTTTAACCGGAATTTTACCGATTAACGCCTTTGATATTGTTTTTCTTCTCCATTTTATTCCCTATTTTATCATCTTTCTTTTAAGTTTCGAGTTAATGTCCCGAGGACGGGGTTCGGTGCTGGTAACAGAACAATATAACATGGCAAAGTTTGCCACTTTCATGAAATCCAGCTTGGGACTTTTTCGGAAAAAGCCCTTGAAATTTCACATAACCCCTAAATCCGGAACTAAGGAAGAGGGATTGGGCTTGTTTTATCCACAAATCTTGGTTTTGACACTGAGTTTTATAGGGGTTGTTTTGGGAATGATCCGATATAATTTAAAAGGGGACCTTGAACCACTGGCTTTTTATGGAAATCTTTTATGGGCCTTTCTCAATGCAGGGTTGGCTTTGGCCATCATTCGGTTCAGTAGGAAAAAACACCAACACCGATCCGCTTTTCGGTTTTTATTTCTCCTTCCTTGCGTCTATCATCCCATCAATAAAACCCTTTATTCTCCACAAATCGGTTTGGTCCGGGATTGCCACGAAGACGGGGCATCTCTTTTCACTTCCCATCCTCTGGAACAGGGAATCCCAATTCATGTCACGATGTCCGTGGGAAACCGTTCCCTCGATTTGGATGGTGTGGTCATCACCGCTGACAAGGAAACACAGGAGGGACCCTCCGTATTTCGCAATGGAATCCGCTTTACCCATATCAACCCAGAGGACCAATCGCTTTTAATTAAATACAGCTTTGAATATTCTATTCCGAAATTTATGGAAACTTATGCACAGCCTAATACCCTTTTTAATCAGTTAGAAGATTTTCTTCGGCAGGACCAGCGGAGAAAAAGACGGTGGACATTTTCTCTCCCAACCAAACTCCGGTTTAATCAACAAATTGGGGAAAAGGAAATCCTAGCGGTCACTGAGGACATCAGTGAGGGTGGCCTTTCCATCGTTAGTTCAGAGGAACTTCCTTTGGGAATATTGCTGAATTTTTCGATCGAATTATCGGATCAGCAAATTCAGGGAAAAGGAAGAACTTCCCGTGGGGAAAGCCATCCCTTTGGCCATTTTCAAATCTATCGGTACGTCATTCAATTTCACCAGTTAGAAAATCGAGACCTCGCACAAATTCGTCAAATAAAGACCCTGGTCTCAATGGCACAAGGAAATTGA
- a CDS encoding Spy/CpxP family protein refolding chaperone yields MKVHAFKGLGFLLALFAVVFFVGSVQAQMPDHMRDMMGAHGKKEGKGYGKGKMGYGNKGYGGPGHPFDLERFQETLNLTDEQLEKFRKIRSNYRKEMIKRKANLEVAEIELWELIESKTLDMGKIEKKLNEVQEYQANVMLYRIKSLGETQKLLSDEQYEEFRKMGLGSMRHRMGRHGMMEGMGGGQMGGMHPGGMMGGMSGE; encoded by the coding sequence ATGAAGGTACATGCGTTTAAAGGCTTAGGTTTTCTGTTAGCGTTGTTTGCTGTTGTTTTTTTTGTGGGCTCCGTTCAGGCACAAATGCCAGACCACATGCGGGATATGATGGGTGCCCATGGAAAGAAGGAGGGTAAGGGTTACGGAAAGGGCAAGATGGGGTATGGAAATAAAGGCTATGGCGGACCCGGACACCCCTTTGATCTTGAAAGGTTTCAGGAGACGCTGAATTTAACGGATGAGCAGTTGGAGAAATTCAGGAAAATTCGCTCCAACTACCGGAAGGAAATGATTAAGCGGAAGGCGAATCTTGAGGTTGCTGAAATTGAACTTTGGGAACTGATTGAATCAAAAACCCTGGATATGGGAAAGATTGAGAAAAAACTTAATGAAGTACAGGAATACCAAGCCAATGTGATGTTGTACCGAATCAAAAGCCTAGGGGAGACCCAAAAGCTCCTCAGCGATGAACAATATGAAGAGTTCCGTAAAATGGGTTTGGGTTCTATGCGTCACCGCATGGGCCGCCATGGAATGATGGAAGGAATGGGCGGCGGTCAAATGGGTGGAATGCATCCAGGCGGTATGATGGGAGGAATGTCGGGAGAATAA
- the dtd gene encoding D-aminoacyl-tRNA deacylase, producing MQRVREAQVTVNDKSIAQIGQGCVILLGVSKKDKKKEADRLAERILSYRIFEDDSGKMNRSICDIKGQLLVVSQFTLVADVAKGTRPSFTPAAEPIAAEELYKNFVKKLSSTGLRVKTGRFGAKMLVSIHNDGPVTFLLETSV from the coding sequence ATCCAAAGGGTCAGGGAAGCCCAAGTCACGGTGAACGATAAATCGATTGCTCAGATTGGTCAGGGTTGTGTAATCCTTTTAGGAGTTTCAAAAAAAGACAAGAAAAAGGAGGCAGATCGATTGGCAGAACGAATTTTAAGCTACAGAATATTTGAAGACGATTCGGGAAAGATGAATCGTTCCATTTGCGATATAAAAGGGCAACTGTTGGTGGTATCCCAATTTACATTAGTAGCGGATGTTGCAAAAGGGACAAGACCCAGTTTTACACCAGCCGCCGAACCAATAGCAGCGGAAGAACTCTACAAAAATTTTGTTAAGAAGTTATCCTCAACAGGCCTCCGAGTCAAAACAGGACGATTCGGTGCAAAAATGCTGGTCTCCATTCATAATGACGGGCCGGTGACCTTTCTTTTGGAAACTTCGGTATAA
- a CDS encoding diacylglycerol kinase family protein: MPQFNKSLIIQNPTAGLGWNRPVSKRLLKVIKNWIPFATWILTRGPGDATSLAKQAEEEGYDFLMVSGGDGTINEAMNGLVGSSTVLGILPSGTGNSLAREVGLPINPRKALEVLRKGKTHDVYLGLANGKYFGLMVGIGFDAEAVHHVSYSLKRIFGRWSYILSGIRSLFCYHFPVFKMVVDGQEFEATTVVICKARYYASSIQIAPKASLQSPTFQVFLYNGRGFWDYLRLCFSVMMNRHTRLKGAAMMEAKEVTIKPGRGILAQMDGEVLLKVPTSIRIAQKQIKVLFSE; the protein is encoded by the coding sequence ATGCCCCAATTTAATAAATCCTTAATCATACAAAATCCTACCGCGGGACTGGGTTGGAACCGTCCGGTTTCAAAGCGATTGTTGAAGGTCATCAAAAATTGGATTCCCTTTGCCACCTGGATTCTGACCAGGGGTCCGGGAGATGCCACTTCTTTGGCAAAACAAGCGGAGGAAGAGGGGTATGATTTCCTTATGGTTTCGGGGGGAGATGGAACCATTAATGAAGCCATGAATGGGTTGGTGGGGTCTTCGACTGTTTTGGGGATCCTTCCCAGCGGAACTGGAAACAGCCTTGCGAGGGAAGTGGGCCTTCCAATTAATCCGCGGAAGGCTTTAGAAGTCCTTAGAAAAGGGAAAACCCATGACGTCTATTTGGGATTGGCAAACGGTAAATACTTTGGTTTGATGGTAGGAATCGGGTTTGACGCAGAAGCGGTTCACCATGTTTCCTATTCCTTAAAACGGATTTTTGGACGATGGAGTTACATTTTATCCGGAATCCGTTCTTTATTTTGTTACCATTTTCCTGTATTTAAAATGGTAGTAGATGGTCAGGAGTTTGAAGCCACAACGGTGGTGATTTGTAAGGCACGGTATTATGCCAGTTCAATTCAGATTGCCCCGAAGGCATCTCTTCAAAGTCCAACCTTTCAAGTATTTTTATATAATGGTAGGGGATTTTGGGATTACCTGCGATTGTGCTTTTCGGTGATGATGAACCGACATACCCGTTTAAAGGGTGCGGCTATGATGGAAGCTAAAGAGGTTACCATAAAACCTGGCCGCGGAATATTGGCCCAAATGGATGGGGAAGTCCTTCTGAAGGTTCCTACGTCTATAAGAATTGCTCAAAAACAAATTAAGGTTTTATTTTCGGAATAA
- a CDS encoding SPFH domain-containing protein has translation MSEFMEVIEWFDESGEQIAHRYLEQGSAEIKFGAQLVVRENQAAIFFRDGKGLDVLGPGRHTLTTQNLPILTKVLALPWGFKSPFRVEIVFVNLKIFTHMRWGTKDPVAFKDSELGLIRLRAFGTFTMQVTQPLLFINTLVGTQGSFGSTHIEDYLREIIVSRLNDFLGEMVDSLLNLPKYYYEMGVAVKTRLTTDFRKYGMELVDFFINRITPPENVQKMMDERAGMQAVGDLDKFFKFKAAKAMGDAATGGGSGLLGGGGGDAAAGMGLGVGAGMGMMIPGMLFKAMGTEAPSPQQVLERGMVNCPECHGEVSIDSRFCSHCGHQGEATSLQ, from the coding sequence ATGTCTGAATTCATGGAAGTCATAGAATGGTTTGATGAATCGGGCGAGCAAATTGCCCACCGGTATCTAGAGCAAGGCTCAGCGGAAATTAAGTTCGGTGCTCAATTAGTGGTTCGTGAAAATCAGGCGGCTATTTTCTTCCGAGATGGAAAAGGTCTAGATGTTTTAGGGCCGGGAAGGCATACGCTGACCACACAAAATCTCCCCATTCTGACCAAAGTCCTTGCCTTACCCTGGGGTTTTAAAAGTCCTTTCAGAGTGGAAATAGTCTTTGTTAATCTCAAAATATTTACACACATGCGATGGGGAACCAAAGACCCAGTTGCTTTCAAGGATAGCGAATTGGGGCTCATTCGGCTCAGGGCTTTTGGCACTTTTACCATGCAGGTAACTCAACCCCTTCTTTTTATCAATACCCTGGTTGGAACTCAAGGATCTTTCGGTTCAACCCATATTGAAGACTACCTTCGGGAAATCATTGTTTCTCGTTTGAACGATTTTTTAGGAGAAATGGTGGACAGCCTTCTTAACCTTCCAAAGTATTATTATGAAATGGGGGTAGCGGTGAAAACGAGGCTAACCACAGATTTTCGAAAATATGGTATGGAGCTGGTGGACTTTTTTATTAATCGAATAACTCCTCCCGAAAATGTTCAAAAAATGATGGATGAGCGGGCCGGGATGCAGGCCGTAGGGGATTTGGATAAATTTTTTAAATTCAAGGCGGCTAAAGCCATGGGAGATGCCGCAACCGGGGGAGGAAGCGGTTTATTAGGGGGTGGCGGCGGGGATGCCGCAGCCGGAATGGGCCTTGGGGTTGGCGCAGGAATGGGAATGATGATCCCGGGAATGCTGTTTAAGGCCATGGGAACGGAGGCACCCTCCCCTCAGCAGGTTCTCGAAAGGGGAATGGTCAACTGCCCGGAATGCCATGGAGAGGTTTCGATTGACAGCCGGTTTTGTTCTCACTGTGGCCATCAAGGTGAGGCCACTTCCTTACAGTAA